A portion of the Staphylococcus felis genome contains these proteins:
- a CDS encoding LCP family protein, producing MNKAFKASLYLLSLMLVIVPAIYVIILFNSSKSAFDHSFSDTEHRQSHLRNANVDISKDPVSILFLGIDDNESRRQNGQSVENARTDAMILSTLNPDTKKIRLLSIPRDTLSYIPQVNYYDKITHAHAYGGPEASMDSVESTLNVPVDYYIRINMEAFAAAVDELGGIEFDVPYDLNEPNTMDEGRIKLKKGRQQLNGDEVLAVARTRKQDSDLKRGQRQMEILKALFQKAQKTESLHKLDDIIEIVGDNARHNLSFKEIRTLAIQYLVSDVDIESQQLKGDNELLNGIYYINPNIDDLIKTSNLLRKDLGLSPITNNNEYLTERIKTTYGEIPPLVDIPSFLLDDTHQPDTSNEGESEPGSISSEESLDNGQDTSNPDINTTQNPNTIPEQSQNSTVEPNSYPETNTNEFY from the coding sequence ATGAATAAGGCGTTTAAAGCATCATTATACCTACTGTCACTCATGTTAGTTATTGTTCCTGCAATTTATGTAATAATCTTGTTTAATTCATCAAAGTCTGCTTTTGACCATTCATTTTCTGATACTGAACATCGCCAATCACACTTACGCAATGCAAATGTAGATATTTCCAAAGATCCTGTCTCTATTTTATTTTTAGGGATTGATGATAATGAATCGCGTCGTCAAAATGGTCAAAGTGTAGAAAATGCTAGAACTGATGCTATGATTTTATCAACATTGAATCCCGATACTAAAAAAATACGCTTATTAAGTATACCGCGTGACACATTAAGTTACATTCCACAAGTTAACTACTACGATAAAATTACACACGCACATGCATACGGTGGACCAGAAGCTTCAATGGATAGCGTCGAATCTACTTTAAATGTACCGGTTGATTACTATATCCGCATTAATATGGAAGCTTTTGCTGCTGCTGTTGATGAATTGGGAGGCATTGAATTTGATGTTCCTTATGATCTAAATGAGCCAAATACAATGGACGAAGGAAGAATTAAACTCAAAAAAGGAAGACAACAACTTAATGGAGACGAAGTGTTAGCTGTCGCTAGAACACGTAAGCAAGACTCTGATTTAAAACGTGGTCAAAGGCAAATGGAAATTTTAAAAGCACTGTTCCAAAAAGCTCAAAAAACAGAATCCCTTCATAAACTAGATGATATTATTGAAATTGTAGGAGATAACGCTAGGCATAATTTATCATTTAAAGAAATACGCACTCTAGCCATTCAGTATTTAGTTAGTGATGTAGATATTGAATCTCAACAACTTAAAGGAGATAATGAATTATTAAACGGTATATACTATATTAATCCTAATATTGACGATTTAATCAAAACATCAAATTTATTACGAAAAGATTTAGGTTTAAGTCCTATTACAAATAATAATGAGTATTTAACTGAACGGATCAAAACAACTTATGGTGAAATCCCACCACTTGTTGATATTCCATCTTTTCTTTTAGATGACACACATCAACCTGATACATCAAATGAAGGTGAGTCAGAGCCTGGTAGTATATCAAGTGAAGAATCTTTGGACAATGGTCAAGACACCTCTAACCCAGATATAAATACGACTCAAAATCCAAATACGATTCCTGAACAATCTCAAAATAGTACCGTAGAACCTAATTCGTATCCAGAAACAAATACTAATGAATTTTATTAG
- a CDS encoding phospho-sugar mutase, translated as MEENWKAYLEESLVKDFYDLQNEEERKAAFQDTLKFGTAGIRSTFGLGPGRLNKFTIRKVALGLARYLKAEHAHPTVVIHFDTRFLSQEFAYEIASVLATNEVKAIVSESYKSTPELSFAVRYLKADAGVMITASHNPSHYNGIKVYGRDGGQLLTDPSEILSKYINEIESPLTIEVDEIEVLKDRGYIQTLSSEVTEAYKEGVKALVGPITDYGEKVVLTSLHGTSLPIGAQLLDELGFENYVIEEEQSRPDGRFPTVKSANPEEEEAFSYSQRLAEEVDASLMIATDPDADRFGFVERYADGTTRYFTGNEIGLLLMKLRFQELQQQATNQFFMIKSIVTGALGEALARALNIEVVNVLTGFKYISEQLKLREAKDQQLILAYEESHGYLVKDLSRDKDAIQFIPLLVKYKQTLSQNGLTFKDVLEDIYQQIGRYRDVTLSPTYEGAAGQQKIIEIMNHFRNDTSDSLLGLKIKTKEDYLSSSIKDYENNCERKLELPQADVLRFTFEEGFIALRPSGTEPKIKVYFSLNADQFDEIVAAFQTQFLS; from the coding sequence ATGGAAGAAAATTGGAAAGCTTATTTAGAAGAGAGTTTAGTTAAAGACTTTTATGATTTGCAAAATGAAGAAGAACGTAAAGCAGCGTTTCAAGATACGTTAAAGTTTGGTACGGCAGGAATACGAAGTACATTTGGATTAGGACCAGGGCGTTTAAATAAATTTACAATACGCAAAGTGGCATTAGGTTTAGCTAGATATCTAAAAGCAGAGCATGCGCATCCAACTGTTGTGATTCACTTTGATACTAGATTCCTTTCTCAGGAATTTGCCTATGAAATTGCAAGTGTACTGGCTACGAATGAGGTAAAGGCGATCGTATCAGAAAGTTATAAATCTACTCCTGAACTTTCTTTTGCAGTACGCTATTTGAAAGCTGATGCGGGTGTAATGATTACTGCAAGCCACAATCCAAGCCACTATAATGGTATCAAAGTTTACGGAAGAGATGGCGGGCAACTACTTACTGACCCTTCAGAAATTTTAAGTAAATATATTAATGAAATAGAATCTCCCCTTACTATTGAAGTGGATGAGATCGAAGTGTTAAAAGATCGAGGATATATCCAAACTTTAAGTAGTGAAGTAACAGAAGCATACAAGGAAGGGGTTAAGGCTCTCGTAGGACCTATTACGGATTATGGTGAAAAGGTCGTCTTAACCAGTCTACATGGTACGAGCTTACCTATAGGGGCACAATTACTTGATGAACTAGGCTTTGAGAATTATGTCATTGAAGAAGAACAATCACGTCCAGACGGGCGCTTTCCTACAGTTAAAAGTGCTAATCCTGAGGAAGAGGAAGCATTTTCGTATAGTCAGCGTCTAGCCGAAGAAGTGGATGCATCATTGATGATTGCGACTGATCCAGATGCCGATCGATTTGGATTTGTCGAGCGTTATGCAGATGGTACAACACGTTATTTTACTGGTAACGAAATAGGGCTACTTTTAATGAAATTACGCTTTCAAGAGTTACAACAGCAAGCAACAAATCAATTTTTTATGATTAAATCGATTGTAACAGGTGCATTAGGAGAGGCGCTTGCACGTGCATTAAATATTGAAGTAGTAAATGTACTTACTGGATTTAAATATATATCTGAACAATTGAAATTGCGTGAAGCAAAAGATCAACAACTTATATTGGCTTATGAAGAAAGCCATGGTTATCTTGTGAAAGATTTATCAAGAGACAAAGATGCAATTCAGTTTATACCGCTTTTAGTAAAATACAAACAAACGCTAAGTCAAAATGGTTTGACATTTAAAGATGTACTTGAAGATATTTACCAGCAAATCGGTCGCTATCGAGATGTTACATTATCGCCAACATATGAAGGTGCAGCAGGCCAACAGAAGATTATTGAAATTATGAATCATTTTAGAAATGACACAAGTGATTCACTTTTAGGCTTAAAGATAAAAACGAAAGAAGATTATTTATCTAGTAGCATAAAAGATTATGAAAATAACTGTGAAAGAAAATTAGAATTACCCCAAGCAGACGTTTTGAGATTTACATTTGAAGAAGGTTTTATTGCTTTAAGACCATCAGGTACGGAGCCGAAAATTAAAGTATATTTCTCTTTAAATGCAGATCAATTTGATGAGATTGTTGCAGCATTTCAAACTCAATTTTTGTCATAG
- a CDS encoding nucleotide sugar dehydrogenase, whose translation MKLTTVGLGYIGLPTSIMFAKHGVDVHGVDVNQKAVERLNAGHIHIEEPGLQEMYEEVIETGKFKASLEPAEADAFIIAVPTPNNDDQYESCDISIVMAATKSIIPYLKKGNTVIVESTIAPRTMDDHVKPFIESQGFTVGEDIYLVHCPERVLPGKILDELINNNRIIGGITQNCVEAGKRVYSTFVKGEMIETDARTAEMSKLMENTYRDLNIALANEIAKISNNLNINVLDVIEMANKHPRVNIHLPGPGVGGHCLAVDPYFIIAKDPEHSPLIQTGRQVNRSMPAYVVEKTKNILKDLDAHKVTVFGLTYKGDVDDIRESPAFDIYELLKQEEHLEVVAYDPHVDMDFVEKDIKKAVDNSSLVLVLSDHSEFKTLTDQHFETMQDPIVFDTKNIMRNDFNKVKYYNYGNLYEFDNK comes from the coding sequence GTGAAATTAACTACGGTAGGATTAGGTTATATTGGTTTACCAACTTCAATTATGTTCGCTAAACATGGCGTAGATGTTCATGGTGTGGATGTGAATCAAAAAGCAGTTGAAAGGCTTAATGCAGGACATATACATATAGAAGAACCTGGTCTACAAGAAATGTATGAAGAGGTTATTGAAACAGGTAAATTTAAAGCCTCGTTAGAACCAGCCGAAGCGGATGCATTTATTATCGCAGTACCGACTCCAAACAATGATGATCAATATGAATCGTGTGATATTTCAATTGTGATGGCTGCAACAAAAAGTATTATACCTTATTTGAAAAAAGGCAATACTGTTATCGTAGAATCAACAATAGCCCCACGTACAATGGATGATCATGTCAAGCCGTTTATTGAGTCTCAAGGTTTTACAGTAGGAGAAGATATCTATTTAGTACATTGTCCAGAGCGTGTACTCCCTGGAAAAATTTTAGATGAATTAATCAATAACAATCGTATTATTGGAGGCATTACTCAAAATTGCGTCGAAGCAGGTAAGCGTGTCTATAGTACATTTGTTAAAGGAGAAATGATTGAAACGGATGCAAGAACAGCTGAAATGAGTAAATTGATGGAGAACACATATCGTGATTTGAATATTGCATTAGCAAATGAAATCGCAAAAATTAGCAATAACCTCAATATCAATGTACTAGATGTTATTGAGATGGCGAACAAGCATCCTCGTGTTAACATCCATCTTCCAGGACCAGGTGTAGGGGGGCATTGCTTAGCAGTGGATCCTTATTTTATTATTGCTAAAGATCCAGAGCATTCTCCATTAATCCAAACTGGACGCCAAGTGAACCGTTCTATGCCGGCATATGTAGTTGAAAAAACCAAAAACATATTAAAAGACTTAGATGCACATAAAGTCACTGTATTTGGACTCACATATAAAGGAGACGTAGATGATATACGCGAATCACCAGCATTCGATATATATGAATTACTAAAGCAAGAAGAACATCTTGAAGTTGTAGCGTACGATCCACACGTTGATATGGATTTTGTTGAAAAAGACATTAAAAAAGCTGTCGACAATTCATCGCTTGTTTTAGTTTTGAGCGATCATTCAGAATTTAAAACATTAACAGACCAACATTTTGAAACGATGCAAGATCCAATTGTTTTTGATACTAAAAATATCATGCGAAATGATTTTAACAAGGTAAAATATTATAATTATGGTAACTTATACGAGTTTGACAATAAGTGA
- a CDS encoding ABC transporter permease: MKSLFVILHEQISNWKTIIQLAVYNMKSQYSNHYLGVFWNILQPLMQVGVYYLIFGLGLRGGGDRLVDGAPFIIHLISGLFPWLFISQSINQGANAIQANLGLVTKMKFPSSVLLSISFTNTLFNLCFMTSILFVISLIQGYVPLWKYLLFIYFIIAAFPAIFGISLLMSSLVIVVRDTKNLLQNILRLGFFMTPIFWGIQSVQPVLQHIARLNPFTYLVEIYRSVFVHSSPILYGSFADHFYYWMFTLFILTLGAMVHERFKNRLLDFL; the protein is encoded by the coding sequence GTGAAATCTTTATTTGTAATTTTACATGAGCAAATATCAAACTGGAAAACAATTATTCAACTTGCTGTATATAATATGAAAAGTCAATATTCCAACCACTATTTAGGAGTTTTTTGGAATATTCTACAACCTCTAATGCAAGTAGGCGTCTATTATTTAATATTTGGCTTAGGGCTAAGAGGTGGTGGAGATAGATTAGTAGATGGGGCTCCGTTTATTATTCACTTGATATCAGGTTTGTTTCCTTGGCTGTTTATTTCTCAAAGTATTAATCAAGGAGCTAACGCAATACAAGCTAATTTAGGCTTAGTGACTAAAATGAAATTTCCTTCATCAGTACTATTGTCGATATCTTTTACGAATACACTATTTAATTTATGTTTTATGACGAGTATTTTATTTGTAATATCACTTATTCAAGGATATGTACCTTTATGGAAATATTTATTATTTATTTATTTTATTATAGCTGCATTTCCAGCAATTTTTGGTATTTCACTTTTAATGAGCTCGCTCGTCATTGTAGTGAGGGATACTAAAAATTTACTGCAAAACATTTTAAGATTAGGTTTTTTTATGACACCTATCTTCTGGGGGATTCAATCCGTGCAACCTGTTTTGCAACATATTGCACGTCTTAATCCATTCACATATTTAGTTGAAATATATCGAAGTGTTTTTGTGCATTCATCACCAATCTTATATGGAAGCTTTGCAGATCACTTTTATTATTGGATGTTTACATTATTCATATTAACTTTAGGAGCTATGGTACATGAAAGGTTTAAAAATAGATTGTTAGATTTCTTATAG
- a CDS encoding glycosyltransferase family 4 protein: MKGSVLLISQNFYPELGSAANRMKKLFEQLDQNGYSPVIVTTEPSYPNIELFKSDQYFNDEYLNSLENHRIHRIKMRFQKQHPSLLFRLLYYIELMIKIRFYLKKAQKFQNIIVTSPNIFLAWATLFLKKNRNAKYFLEIRDLWPDSFLDLTKNKLNGIRPILKWLEKKMYKQADEIIINNPYFETHINQLLGKQKQYLYLPNAFTKDECRCNEKLEDFSVIYTGNIGYAQDVNQLIDIAKHLNQKGIQFSAVVYGVHANRFRKFVKDENLKYVHLIPPMKREECLNLISKHHVSLSILKQTRVFMNVMPGKVIDSISCYTPIVANLGGDTCQLINDNHIGYSKENATTDEIVNYIELLKKDKKRLSETIKNTKGVSENQFIWEKNITKLIKVLRGG, from the coding sequence ATGAAAGGTAGCGTATTATTAATTAGCCAAAACTTTTATCCAGAACTTGGATCAGCTGCTAATAGAATGAAAAAACTATTTGAACAACTTGATCAAAATGGATACAGCCCAGTTATTGTAACTACAGAGCCTTCATATCCAAATATAGAGTTATTTAAATCAGATCAGTACTTTAATGATGAATACTTAAATAGCTTAGAAAACCATAGAATCCATCGTATTAAGATGAGGTTTCAAAAACAGCATCCTAGTTTACTATTTCGATTGCTATATTATATAGAATTAATGATTAAAATAAGATTCTATTTGAAAAAAGCTCAAAAATTTCAAAATATAATTGTAACAAGCCCCAATATATTTTTGGCATGGGCAACGTTATTTTTAAAAAAGAACCGAAATGCGAAATATTTTTTAGAGATTAGAGATTTGTGGCCAGATAGTTTTTTAGATTTAACAAAGAATAAACTCAATGGAATTCGTCCTATCTTAAAATGGCTTGAAAAAAAGATGTACAAACAAGCTGATGAAATTATAATCAATAATCCATACTTTGAAACACATATCAATCAACTATTGGGTAAACAAAAGCAATATTTATATTTGCCGAATGCATTTACAAAAGACGAATGCAGATGTAATGAAAAGTTAGAAGATTTTTCAGTCATTTACACTGGCAACATAGGTTATGCTCAAGATGTAAATCAGCTTATAGATATAGCCAAACATTTAAATCAAAAAGGAATTCAATTTTCAGCTGTTGTATATGGTGTTCATGCGAATCGTTTTCGTAAATTTGTTAAGGATGAAAACTTAAAATATGTACATCTCATTCCACCTATGAAGAGGGAAGAATGCCTCAATTTAATTTCAAAGCATCACGTTTCTCTATCAATCTTGAAGCAAACACGCGTCTTTATGAATGTTATGCCTGGTAAAGTGATAGACAGTATATCTTGTTATACACCGATTGTTGCAAATTTAGGTGGTGATACATGTCAGTTAATTAATGACAACCATATTGGGTATTCCAAAGAAAATGCGACTACAGATGAAATTGTGAATTATATTGAGCTATTAAAAAAGGATAAAAAACGATTATCAGAGACTATAAAAAATACAAAGGGTGTAAGTGAGAATCAATTTATTTGGGAAAAAAACATTACAAAGTTAATCAAAGTTTTAAGAGGTGGTTAG
- a CDS encoding glycosyltransferase, with product MNFKDLKYILFGKIKPFQMTEEQIEINPEELAKLKNLSELIDSNPGQVSYEINDLRFLSEYVDYLKQFHQVGKGDLSKLYKHQSMHDAITREDLFQNYKVGIIADTFLYNALEGSCHLKYIGQEGQNENYDFVIIASTWRGIDGYWEGITNSNSSKFKEFKNLVHHLKSKKIPVIFFNKEDPVNFDVFKEHAKEVDHVITTEVDCIEQYHHIGISKVHHLKFPINPKIHHPIDGLYFKNNRGIIFAGSWIEKYRERNKDATILLDGVIESDYDLTIFDRNLWLNQSKYQFPAKYLNYIAAPLSHKTTMKMHKIHPIALNLNTIKYSKSMCANRVFELQAMGNFLFSNYNTFVNMTMPQVQMIFHSKDIEQTLKIDDILIERATASSIRSMMLNFNHYQWLVKVANFLGLAEDIEYQPTITVIIEEHDQKALQQLKIQNYHHYIIKRPNQKVETEYYTYFSSQHSYEAEYLENMVAATIYANADFITNSKVYHQYVNDYDSKNVTLFKNNKTTYEHGYSLGLTYLDNEIISRAFKTPKLSVVIPVHNNGRHLEHKCLRSIIRNKDFEQFEIVLVNDGSTDKETINILNFFNKMYSNIKLINLDTASGSASTPRNVGVKKAKSDLITFLDPDNEWIGEGINELYEKIATNQQIDIIIGNMLKVDNHRTKTHRYYSHFVGATNATFTKDTHTLLKNTKLKTASIQALIVRKSLILKNQIEMVPGALGQDSLFFLEIMNKAKYVEVLNTTVHIYYAAVSNSMTNSITTSFFDKYMLIEKERIKFLKKYGYLDIYMRFRFNYYMKNWYLSRMGKENRNNKEIILKFLEIWSLYDGISRPVDNSLKLEIEKLKSEV from the coding sequence ATGAATTTTAAAGATTTAAAATATATTTTATTTGGAAAAATCAAACCGTTTCAAATGACCGAAGAACAAATAGAAATTAATCCTGAAGAGTTAGCTAAGTTAAAAAATCTTTCTGAATTGATAGATTCAAACCCTGGTCAAGTATCATATGAAATAAATGATTTAAGATTTTTATCAGAATATGTTGATTATCTTAAACAATTTCATCAGGTTGGTAAGGGTGACTTAAGTAAACTGTATAAACATCAATCAATGCATGATGCTATCACACGTGAAGATTTATTTCAGAATTATAAAGTTGGAATTATAGCAGATACGTTTTTATATAACGCATTAGAAGGTAGTTGTCATTTAAAATATATCGGTCAAGAGGGACAAAATGAAAATTATGATTTTGTAATTATTGCGTCAACATGGAGAGGGATTGATGGTTATTGGGAAGGAATTACGAATAGTAATAGTTCTAAATTTAAAGAGTTTAAAAATTTAGTTCATCATTTAAAAAGTAAGAAAATTCCCGTTATCTTTTTTAATAAAGAAGATCCAGTCAATTTTGATGTTTTCAAAGAGCATGCAAAAGAAGTTGATCACGTCATTACAACTGAAGTCGATTGTATTGAACAATATCACCACATAGGTATATCTAAAGTCCATCATTTGAAATTTCCAATTAATCCTAAAATCCATCATCCTATTGATGGATTATATTTTAAGAATAATCGCGGCATTATCTTTGCTGGATCTTGGATTGAAAAATATCGAGAACGCAATAAAGATGCAACGATATTATTGGATGGTGTAATTGAAAGTGATTATGATTTAACAATCTTTGATAGAAATCTGTGGTTAAATCAGTCGAAATATCAATTCCCAGCAAAATATTTAAACTATATTGCTGCGCCACTTTCGCATAAAACTACGATGAAAATGCACAAAATTCATCCGATTGCTTTAAATCTAAATACCATCAAATATTCAAAAAGTATGTGTGCAAATAGAGTCTTCGAGTTACAAGCAATGGGTAATTTTTTATTTTCAAATTATAATACTTTTGTCAATATGACAATGCCTCAAGTTCAAATGATATTTCACTCGAAGGATATCGAGCAAACACTAAAAATAGATGATATTTTAATCGAACGTGCTACAGCGTCAAGTATTCGAAGTATGATGCTTAATTTTAATCATTATCAATGGTTAGTGAAAGTTGCAAATTTCTTAGGATTAGCAGAAGACATAGAGTATCAACCTACTATAACCGTAATCATTGAGGAACATGATCAAAAAGCACTTCAACAATTAAAAATCCAGAACTATCATCATTACATCATAAAAAGACCTAATCAAAAAGTCGAAACAGAATATTACACATACTTTAGTAGTCAGCATAGTTATGAAGCAGAGTATTTAGAAAATATGGTTGCTGCAACAATTTATGCGAATGCTGATTTTATTACAAATAGCAAAGTATATCATCAATATGTTAATGACTATGATTCGAAAAATGTTACGCTATTTAAAAATAATAAAACGACATATGAGCACGGTTATTCATTAGGGTTAACGTATTTAGATAATGAAATAATAAGCAGAGCATTTAAGACACCAAAGCTAAGTGTGGTTATACCAGTTCACAACAATGGTAGACACTTAGAGCACAAATGTTTAAGATCAATTATTCGAAATAAAGATTTTGAACAATTCGAGATAGTCTTAGTAAATGATGGTTCGACTGATAAAGAGACTATAAATATTTTAAATTTCTTTAATAAAATGTATAGCAACATTAAACTTATCAATCTTGACACAGCTTCAGGTAGTGCATCAACACCAAGAAATGTAGGCGTTAAAAAAGCTAAAAGTGACTTAATCACTTTCTTAGATCCTGATAATGAATGGATTGGAGAAGGTATCAATGAATTATATGAGAAAATTGCTACCAATCAACAAATTGATATCATAATAGGGAATATGTTGAAAGTTGATAATCATAGAACGAAAACCCATCGTTATTACAGTCATTTTGTTGGCGCAACAAACGCTACATTTACAAAAGATACTCACACTTTATTAAAAAATACAAAACTTAAAACAGCCAGTATTCAAGCTTTAATTGTAAGAAAATCCTTAATTTTGAAGAATCAAATTGAAATGGTACCAGGTGCACTCGGTCAAGACTCATTATTTTTTTTAGAAATCATGAATAAAGCGAAGTATGTTGAAGTTCTAAATACGACTGTACATATATATTATGCTGCTGTTTCAAATTCTATGACCAATTCAATCACAACATCTTTTTTTGATAAGTATATGCTAATTGAAAAAGAAAGAATTAAATTTTTAAAAAAATATGGATATTTAGATATATACATGAGATTTCGCTTCAATTACTATATGAAAAATTGGTATTTATCTAGAATGGGTAAAGAAAATAGGAACAATAAAGAAATTATACTAAAATTTCTGGAAATTTGGAGTCTATACGATGGAATCTCAAGACCAGTGGATAATTCATTAAAACTTGAAATTGAAAAATTAAAAAGTGAGGTTTAA
- a CDS encoding glycosyltransferase family 4 protein: MEYLLITNAYPNKNKIYANAFIHRRVKEYLTHHLKITVVVFTTKIKRDEYYDGVWIKYMDTSQLYNHLLYHHYDKLLFHFINYKMFSAVEMLQTKPDIVVWLHGFEAENWYTRYYNYLSSAASLKAQLRKKDEHYPYQKSFLKKLMERKDMRVQFVYVSRGLKEYYVDPFVGIEPDEFSIIPNIIDRKLFPYRQKNVNNRYHILTIRPFTAKNYANDLTVRVIQELSKKRYFKKLTFSIYGDGPLFDELTKPLKKMKNVHLYKMFVPQHEIPQIHAKHGIYLGPSRHDSQGVSLNEAMSSGLVPISNAIGGIPDFIHHGKTGFLAERNNVEEMVEYIDNLIKNPNLFLRISQNASKSIQEVTGTDTVINKEIEVITDGKYRL, encoded by the coding sequence ATGGAATATTTACTCATCACTAATGCGTATCCTAATAAAAATAAAATTTATGCAAATGCATTTATTCATAGACGTGTTAAAGAGTATTTAACACATCATCTTAAAATCACTGTTGTTGTTTTTACTACAAAAATTAAGAGAGATGAGTATTATGATGGTGTCTGGATAAAATATATGGATACATCACAACTGTATAATCATTTATTATATCATCACTATGATAAGTTATTATTTCATTTTATTAATTATAAAATGTTTAGCGCTGTAGAAATGCTTCAAACTAAACCTGACATTGTGGTTTGGTTACATGGTTTTGAAGCAGAAAATTGGTATACAAGGTATTATAACTATTTATCTTCTGCTGCATCACTAAAAGCACAATTAAGAAAAAAAGATGAGCACTATCCTTATCAGAAGTCTTTTTTAAAAAAACTTATGGAAAGAAAGGATATGAGGGTGCAATTTGTATATGTTTCACGAGGTTTAAAGGAATATTATGTTGACCCTTTTGTAGGTATTGAGCCAGACGAATTCTCAATTATTCCGAACATTATTGACAGAAAATTATTCCCTTACAGGCAAAAAAATGTAAATAATCGTTATCATATTTTAACTATTAGACCTTTTACCGCAAAAAATTACGCGAATGATTTAACTGTACGTGTAATACAGGAATTATCAAAAAAAAGATATTTCAAGAAGTTAACATTTTCAATATATGGAGACGGTCCTTTATTCGATGAACTTACAAAGCCATTGAAAAAAATGAAAAATGTACACCTTTATAAAATGTTTGTGCCACAACATGAAATACCTCAAATTCATGCTAAACATGGTATTTATCTAGGGCCTAGTCGTCATGATTCTCAAGGTGTTTCATTAAATGAAGCAATGAGTTCAGGTCTAGTACCAATTTCTAATGCAATAGGGGGCATTCCCGATTTCATTCACCACGGTAAAACAGGTTTTCTAGCTGAACGTAACAATGTAGAAGAAATGGTTGAATATATTGATAATTTAATAAAGAATCCTAATCTTTTTTTAAGAATAAGTCAGAATGCATCAAAATCTATTCAAGAGGTTACTGGAACAGATACCGTTATTAATAAAGAAATTGAGGTGATTACAGATGGGAAGTATCGATTATAA